The following is a genomic window from Nymphaea colorata isolate Beijing-Zhang1983 chromosome 3, ASM883128v2, whole genome shotgun sequence.
TCTAGCCATCAAAGGGTGTAAGTTGTGTAAACAACAACTAACAACAAGCAGATCcataatttttaacaaaaaatctaagcacatttgaatatttgattgcagatgtttaaaaaaacatgtgaaagATCAGTGGACATGTTTATACCACCAGTGAACTTATTAACTAAACGATAGAAACACACGAAAGACCACTAACATTAGCATTgaaaaggtaaaaaagaaaggatCCACACTTACAGATTATAGAACCAGTGCCTCTACAATTACGACATACAGGCTTCTCCATTCCAGGTGGTCCAGCCATCGCCTCAACTTCAATGTCATTAGATGTTGCTCCACAGGAACAAGTCAAGCTAGGAAATGCTACAGCTGAACATGTGGTGGCCACAAAAAATCTCCGAGAGGTTGGCCCTGTAAGCTCCtttcatttggaaaagaaaaaagcgtCATCATTGCAACTGAATAAGAGTGAATTAGTATAACCACAGAAGCATTTAGTACGATGAAGAAAATCTAATCTCTGTCCAGTAGCAGATGTAAAGGTTTGAACTAAAATCTTGTATAGATGAATAACAAGTAATAAGACTTTTAGTGATTACAAAGCCATAAAATTAACTATTGCTTCTTCCAAATGGGCAATAAATCAAGTAGAACAGCATGAAAAAGTCAACGCTCAATCTATGTTAAGCATTTCATGGGCTTCCCATTAAACAAGGGGGAATAGGAAAATAACAGAAGACCCCAACTTAACTTCTTTGTAATGGCATGGTTGCCAGATTCTTTACCTAGTAGTAAACACTATATGTATCTAGAACTTAAAATTAATCATCTGCAGTTAAACAATTACAGCAATTACAGAAAATATCACCTTCCACTCATTACTATCATCCATAGTTTTCTTTGCTTGTAGTAAGTTACGTTGGCCAACATTAATTTATGTTATTTAGTTTAGCTTGAAGAGAACCAGTaaaaggaaataagaaagagaaagcaccACTATGTCAACAGAGTTTCTAGGTACTTAAGTAGGGTGTTAAATAAGATTCTACAAAATCTACCTAAAAGCAATAATACATGACCAAAGACTATATCAGCACCAGCGTACAAACTCATCTTGTGAAACTTTAAGCCTAAAATATTTGgtaaagaaaattttatcaCAGTTAAATACTGATAAGTTGATATACATAATTGCTCCTGAGCTTTCAAGCTTTAAACCAATTTTTTTGCAGTAAActtagatttgaaattgattCACAGTTTCAGGTTTTCAACAGGACAGTAGTAGACAGCACAAAGGGGACAGAAAATTATGGTGTATTAAACAACCTTCTTCCCAATGTCCTCTCCTGGTTGAATTTTCTCAGAACTTGTACAACCATCTTTCTCCAAGCAGCATTGAAATCGACAACCATGTGGCTTGGCATATAGCTTTTGATCTGCCAACAACATAATATAGAGACAGAAAGAATATTAGGACCTACCACGTAAAACCTGCAAATAGTTGGCAAATTGAAGAATATCCTCGTAGGGAATTGGTACCACAGGTTTAGGAGTTCAGATGAAAATTCATCATAAATCCTACAAAGTGCACGATGAATATAACATTGTCAATTGACGCGGGGTCGATCCAATTATAGAAAGCTATCATCCACATGACCCAACAGGTAAAGATTTTCCGTTGAACTAATCTTTAGAATTTATAACACAATAATGAATAGGAACACAACAGAagcaagcaaaaataaaatgaatgccACTCACACCATTCAGCTAAAGACTAGAACCATTCCATCCagcagaaaaatattaaaagaaactgcAACAAGTTTAAAAACAGAGTCGCTTAAATCACCCAGGCAGACTGGCCTGGACCTATATTCCCAATACAACACATCAAGACGAAAAGCACATCGAGAAACGAaaaatatgtatgtaaatgaatTCCCAACCACATCAGTTGAGTAAAGAGACTATCCTAGACCAATCTCCctcaaataaaaatgaagatggaGTTTCAGTAAAATCATGTCATCACGAAAAAACAACGGCGATGACCCACAAGTATACTACCAACAGAAAAGGGTAAAAGTTTCTACAATTTCCAGCAAAAATGGGTAGCTGCCAACCAATTTCTAATGAATAaattccacaattttttttttaaaaaaaaaacgagatgACTTGCGTGTTTTGTTTGCGCATTCAATATAAAACCATAATTCCAACCACAGGAATGGAGTGGGCAAATAAAGGAAAAGTGCGCTTTATTAGGGTGAAACAATACAAAATGGAGCAATGCTCATTGGACAAAGCACATGGAATACTAAGGGGAGTTCAACGAGATTTACTCCTGTGCCCTGTGGGACGATATCCGGAAGGGGCAGCTCGAAAGAGAAGATGTAGCTGAGGAAGAGAGAGGTGAGAGGCCGGAGCCATGACGCTTCCTCTCGTCCTTTCCTCTTTCGCACGTCCGCCTTTCCCCTCCCCTTTTCCCCGTTTTTCTCAGATAATTGCGATTTTTCCTGGCCATCAATCTAGATTCTCGAGGTCGGGTTACGTGATAGCCTGTGTAGGCCCCTGGAGTCCTGGACTAGGAGTATCACGGGCAGACACGTTTCCAAGGGAGGTCCATTCCCCCTTCTCTCCGCTCGTCACCCAATCTTCTTCTAACATTCCTCACCAATTTGAGCTTTTTTTGCTCGCTCTTTCGCAcattctctgtctctctctctctcgacgaTTATGTTTTTCACCATGTGCATGTCAACGAATAGAACCGATAGACCGGGTTTGAATCGGATActtttatatctattttttgaaatgttcaCGCATTAAGACTTGAAGTCGGGCTTAAAGAAAAACCATAAATatgaattcgaatctgaattttaaaccaaatctggCTGACTTCCAAAAGGTAAGGGCATTGGAGacagaatatttatttaaaactaaatttgatttgaatccaaattcgtTTGAACATTTAAATATTTAagtatattcaaattcaaatttgattcgctgtcattttttcaaatttaaatatgatctgatttttaatcatatatatatatatatatatatatatatatatatatatatatatatatatatatatatatatatatatatatatatatgtatatatatatatatatatatatatatatatatatatatttcatatccctttttttttttaatggttcgATATTCATggaatttttttctattattttctttcatatgaGCATACATCACAAATATCCAACATATATGCAGGGAGAAAGAGATAAATCAATgggggaattttttttttttttaaaaaaaagatattaGGAACAACCTCTTTAAACATAGCAAATGATAGTAATTTGATCATGATCCAGCTTGCGTATGATCAGTATTGGAGGCAAGGATAACGATGACTCTTCGTCGATTGTGTATGCAGTTCTGATCACTCTACCAATGCAGCTCCCTACTTGCTTCCTACGTTTCTCAAACAAGATCGATCGCAGCTTTATTGGATATATTTATTAGCATCTTCTTCACTTTTAGTATAAGCAGTAGTAATTTCAACACCTTAAACATTTTCACATAGTGGCTGTTGATTCAGAATATGCTTCCTAAGATaatgaaaaaacacaataaataatCGACTATCATAGCAAAGGTCTACATTTAGGTTTTATAACACTGAATCAGGTTTCATTCAATAGTGTCTTCAGTGTCTGTTTAGATcgatggaaagagagagaaagggatgcatggaaaagaaaggagaggaaaggaaaatgaaggatGTCACACATCATTTCATTGCAATCTCTGCAATTTATTGAGGGATTATATTTAcattgacctttttttttttcttttcctctctcttcttttccttttcctttcatccaacatgttttttttcttcatttttgttcttcctacttaattagccaaccaaataCAAATACAGAAATTACCACCatttcctctccttttcctCTATCCAAACAGGATTTGTCTGAATTAGCTTGAACATGGAATTCATTTGCTGGTCAGTGGCGTCAGAAGATTTTGGttgcttttccttctttcattgcatggtTCCTTTGATGAACACTTTGCAAATGGGTAGGACCTTAGGGCTTCATTGAAATCAATGGAGGATACCTCTGACATCGCACTTGAATATCTTGCTCCATGCTGGGTTTAATGTGATCCTATAGTTGTATGAGCTCATAGCCAGGATGTTTTATTCAGCTTCAGCAGAGACGTCATATATCTGCTCTTAATGGGCTGCCGTACCGGCATCGACACGAGTCAAGTGCTGATTGCTAGTGCGGCTCTGACACAGTACATCCGCTGCAGTCAGCCGAACTATGCTAAAATTGATTATTTTAGATGCATAACATACTAAACTAGCCCTATTATAAATGTTTAGAAGAAGAGCAGTTTTAGGAAAATCATTCTCCATTTTCCCTATATTTGAGTTGCATTTTAGGAACATGCATTCACAATTATCACATCTAAACTGTAAATGAGGGAGTGCTAGGAGTCTAACTAGCTAGACAGATAACCCGAGTGTGAGATTTTCCACTGTCTGGCGCCTcatgcaagaaaaaagaaaatggctaATTCGTTTATCAAGGGTACAACATTCAATTACTTCACCAATTGTCTGCTCATTGACATGATGATTTTGAAATGTCACCTTAGAGGAGAAAATTGCACATTGCAACCGTggattttaataattttactCACAAGCATGAGATTAGAGGCAAGGAGAGGCATGTTGAATTGTGGCCAAGAGATTTACTATCGAACTCATCACCGAAAAAGTCAAGTAGTCCCTCCTATTGATCAATGGCAATGCTTCAGCTAAGTAGAATCAACAATGCTAAGTTGGCTGCTagttgaatttttttcaggtttGGCACAGTTCTTATATAGCACTTTTCAAATGCTCAGGTTCTCCAAATCTGCAACGCAAGGAGAATGAACAAGGACAAAAGGACAGCAGCATTCCCCTATTTTCGTCGTGCTTTACAGCAGTTGCCGCAATTTTTGCTTGGAAATCCTTTGAGCTTGATATATTCTTGCTACTTGTAGATGAAAAGCCATTTGGTGAACGAATTCCATCTAATACAGAAAGATGATCGGGACCCAGGGCCAGTATTGGgtctctcactcactctctaCAAGAAACGGATCGAATCAGTGACGATAGAAAAGAGTTACAATCATGGGATTTACCCACATGAAACAAACTCTTTTTGATGGTGAGCTAAATTATAGAAATGTTCAATGTCCTTATCGATGCCTTTCCTGTGGTGCAAAGTAGATAAGAAAGGCGCTTTGGGTGGTTGTGTTTGTTCATCTGCTTAAGAATTAAAGAGGATAATGGAAGGATACTAAGAGATGAGAGTTTGCGTTTCAGTCTTGTCATGCCCATTTTGAAGCCCCTCTCTGTTTCGGATGGAACGTAGATCTGCTTTTTTTCGCTTCATTTATGCATGAATGCTTTTCCTTTGCTTAAAGAATATGATCTTCCTTCTCAAGTCTGCATGCCCATGTATCAATTCATCTCTTTATTGCAAAACAAAAGGGTAATAGCTAATATCTAAGTCATATAACTATGTTTGTATGTTTGTatacatttaagattttaataaatcttgaaGCTAATGCTTATATAACCGCATGTTTCATACTACAAATgtgtttagattttttttaagcgGGAACTGAACCTGGCTAAAGGAAGAATTGGAATCTGCCGCATCAGGCACTTGATCAAGAGCTGCCACAATCTTAATTAAAGGGGATACCAAGATTAAGGGCACCAGGCTTAAAGATAGTTGATGAAGAAGCGGTTTAGCACGAATTAATTGTGACTGATGCTGGCCTAGATTACATGGcgcgaaaaaaagaaaaaaacacttaaaagaGGACGGTGCAAGAAGATTAGAACGGCTCTTGCATTATGATCGTACATAGGCTCTGTATATGCATTATATCCTGTAAATATTCTATTGCCTCATCCATTTTTTGGTTTAGTAAAGGTCCCGAGACCATCGTACCAGAAGATTGGCAGCCGCATATTGGAAATTGCGGTAGTGAGACGGCAGGAGAAATGAGACCTGGTCTGATGGTTGCATAGAAGAAGCTCGGCGACCATAGAATGCAGCTGAAGACGACAAATGACTTTGATGCACATACCATAGACAACTTTATGTATTTCCAGTAATTAACAAGCAACTTCCTTTAATTGAGTTACAGCTtcataagggaaaaaaaattattagtaTATTACTtccaattttctctttttttaacacacaaacacacacacacatatatatatatatatacacaaaatgAATTGTTTAATCATGGCGCGATGATTTGCAGCAGAAAAATGATACGCACAGGCTTTTGGCCCGATTCAAAATACCGTTGACTGGTTGGTTGCCAGATTCTATCTGATCTACTACGCCCTGAAGCACCATGTTCTTCGCCTGCTCAATCCTGATGCAAGCAAGCCCGACGTGGTCGCTCAATTCATTGACACCCCTCATCAGGGCAATCATTTCTTCAACCATCTCATGCTGCGCCGCTCGAAAGGCTCCCGTGTTTTCGTGGCTAATCTCAGTTGCGGATTGCGAGCTATTCACCAGACTGGCTGCATCCTGCTGCAGCTTCGTCACCAAGTTTCTGATGCTCTCCATCTCTGTTATCACCATCACGCTCATGTGCCCCTCAGAAACCAAAGATCGGGTCCGTTCATTACCAGCGTCGCGGTCTAACAAGCGAATCAAGGGCTTCCACCCGGCCTGCGCCGCAGCTCGGCCCAATGCAAGGGCTTGCGCTACTGCTGGC
Proteins encoded in this region:
- the LOC116250557 gene encoding protein PHOTOSYSTEM I ASSEMBLY 2, chloroplastic, which codes for MAPASHLSLPQLHLLFRAAPSGYRPTGHRNQKLYAKPHGCRFQCCLEKDGCTSSEKIQPGEDIGKKELTGPTSRRFFVATTCSAVAFPSLTCSCGATSNDIEVEAMAGPPGMEKPVCRNCRGTGSIICDMCGGTGKWKALNRKRAKDVYEFTECPNCYGRGILVCPVCLGTGLANNKGLLRRPEARKLLDKMYNGRLLPGS